The Notolabrus celidotus isolate fNotCel1 chromosome 6, fNotCel1.pri, whole genome shotgun sequence nucleotide sequence GGTACAAGCAGTTACAGCAGGAGCCAAGAAATCAGCTTGATCCTGTTTTGGTCACGTACACTAAACAAGGCAGCAGTACATCGGATGGGGAGTACATCATCATTAGACAATAGCCTGCCTCTTTGGCTGCTCAACTTTGCAAGCTagtttctctctctcaattaaattcaattcaatttgctttattggcatgaacaaagacatgttgttgccaaagcacatacaattcatacacatacattccatatatattcatttcatattatattcattacatatattcattacatattatatatattacatgtCTCatatgtcctcacttgatgcgggaTGCTCATAAAAACCTTCACCttaaatcagatattatgggatggtgcgtccctcaggctgtgacaggcagacacatatttagcagccagaggagctgctgacccttccaccaggagaactgacagtttctcttctggggttaatgttggggaGTTTGgtactattttagtaatttgCCTGTcgtgggaatctcttagaaaagagaacttgctacagtagaggaggaagtgcatctctgtctctatgtcccctgaagagcagtgagcacatagacgctcctctctgggcagccatgtctgcctgtgtctccctgtctctacagctagctggtggtcactcagcctgtatttggtcaggatacgtctttgttttgtatctctgacactgcaCAGATATTTAGACAgtttataatcacggtttagggtcaaataacaattaattctactttgggtctttgtgtggtttctccagtgttctaaatacagatctttggagtgcttcatgatgagtttaatttggttgtgttttggatcagtgctgactggagtctggctgattagcttcctcaccagctgatTAAGGGGAGAGTTATCAAGGTTCTGCTCTTGGGTTTTTAAtgctttatattgaagtgagtcttttgggcttaAATTTAGATGTGTCCAACATTTGATTGtccgtttctctctctctctctttctgtttttcttccaggTTGGTAGATCAGCATTAAAACAGCTTAAACCTGCTATGAATCTCTGGACCTGACAGAAACAGGCAAGTCAAGGGATGTCTCTCTGGTAAGTAGTGGTTGGGTTATTATTGTACAAAAAAATGTCCCCACTTTACTTGAGGTGGCACTGGTCTTGTCAGTAGGTCAGATAGTTGGGCAGTGTCTCGCTGGCTAACCACAGAGGTGTTAAATAGCCTCCTTTTGGCCCTCCTTTCTCGTGTCACGCCAGCCCAGATTTACACCACATGTGAGCTCAGTGAGTCAATAAATAGGTTTAACCTTGGAAGTAACAACCTATTTCCCAATATGCACCATTACAAACTCTTTCATATTTACTTGGTGACTTCTCAGCTGACCCCCATAAAGGCCAAACACTTCATTTGCTCTGTTTTCTATACCAAGAACTGTATACTTTTCCAGTCCTATCAGGGACCTCAGGGAAACAGACTTGAGAGGGGAAACTAGGGCTtggtctatgtgtgtgtttgttttgattaagGGTGTGAACGGGAAAGGTTTGGTGTCATAAGGACCAAATTTAATACATCACATGACTGTATCAGTTACTCTAAACGGGGAGGCTAAAAATACATTCAGCTGAGGTGAGATCATGTTTAATGCTGAAATTAGCTTTAAAAAGATCACCAGGAGGGGAGTCATAAACTGTAAAGAGCTATCACTGTCATGAATGTTGCGCAGAGTGGATGATGATCTAAACAGCAGCAATGCCAGTATTTCATGCCAATGCAAAATGATTCCACCTACAACATGCCGCCTGTTACGTCAGTCATGTGACCTTCCCTGAGTGACTGGGTTTCACTCAGATATGTATTTCCTTCCAGCACTTGCCTGCAGGCAATCCATGCATCCTAACCCTATGATGGAAATAGTGGGTGCTGATTTCTTCTAACGTTACTCTCACATTCCTTCCCGGGAAGTGTTGATTTCTTTCCCCAAAGAATGCACATGTCTTTACCAGCAGGTTGAAATAGGTTTAGGAAATCATTTCTCACTTGATAGAGTTGATGCAGGTAAGCCTTTGTATCATATAGGTCATCTTTTTTATTTGGTCTACTTCACAAGAGGAAACATTTTCCATCAGAGAATTTCCTGTGACAAACATTCATTTGCTACCTGCTATGTCTATACATTAATTAAATACACCACACACATGATGCTGTCTCAAAGAAAGACCAAAATGCAAATTGCTGTCCATTTCATTCTGCAGGGATTCTCATTTTCTTGTGTTGCACAGTGAACTCATCAAGCCGAGATAAGTGGTACAGGCACTGCTAGAAACAGCTGCCTAGTATTTTGGTTCTTAACAGCCGTGAACTTTAAGTGAGCAGTGACTCATGAGGTTTGATGACAGTCCAGTTGGGAGTCTTTGGATCTGTCTTCTGGTCCTTTTTTAGTATAGTACACACACAACATAGTGGAGACTGAGCTATGTATGTGAGGTCGTTAGTAAAGATTACACTGGACTGAGCCCTTTTTTACTGGCTGCTTCATGAGAACTGTAACTGACCAGAGTTGGACATTAtttataatgtatttatttataatgctaaacatattcaattatttttgtaGATACTGAACAGTGTCAGGGATTGTAATCAGAAATTCAGTTACACTAGTAACACTAAGCACATTAGCATATTAGTGATACACTCCCTATTAAACCCCATATATTCTCTTTGGCTAAAATTCTGTTAGAAataaagtgttttctgtttagcTGTTGAAGCTACATAAATAGAAGTAGCCTGTAGAGCTTCAGTAAAAAcctttcaaactttaaaagttCAGTGACACGAGAATAGAGCTGTACTCTCTGCTATGTAACTGAAGCATCGGAAGTTGTCACCCTTGGCTCTAGGGTGAGTAATTTTGAGTTGTGTAAGTTCGAATTGATATCTTCCAATAATAGGATGTCATGTGAAAAGACCTGATTatgttattaaaaaatacatagcttggggcactggtggtctAGCTGTCCTAGAagcgcctcacatacagaggctacagtcctcaggggtcgccggttcgattcccggctgcgaccatctcctgcatgtcttcccccactctatactccccacatttcctgtctctcttcagctgtcctattgaatataggaaaaaagcccaaaaatataaccttgaaaaataaaataaaatacatagcTTGGATAGTCAGCATCATGGCGGACTATGTTAACCTAGCCTAATACCTAGTAGCTAGTCCAGTAGCAGGATGGAACAGCTAGCATAGCCCTCAAGCTAACATATAAAAGTATGAATTAACTTTTTTGGATTCACCTGTACtcaaaaatgacaataaaatgttgaaagtgGTTGGGACAAGTAAAGAGACACCCACCCAGACAGCAGACAGTGCTTCTGTACAGCCACTTATCCCAGTGAAGAAACAGTTACACCTAATTTGTGTTGTGCGTTGATCTTGTTTAATTTGagatttttccttgtgttttatccgtctttgttttcctgtttaatTCTGTAGATGTACCTTATGCTTCATGCCtggtttcctccctgtctgttttctgtgttagcATTCTCCCAGTGATtccttgtgttccctgtgtttttattttagacaTTTGAGATTTAGTTTTTGGTCTGTTTTAGTaaggttttatttgatttttgacttttggttcttttgtttattaaattcAAGATTCAGCACATTAGTCCTCCCCCCATTTTGTTGGGGTTGGCACAGaatgaacaaaataaacacaatctaTATTTAAGAAGAGGTGCCagtaattgattgattttgtaaTCCAACTCTGGGAAAGAGAACAGACATATGTTTCCTGAAATGCATAGCCCTCCCACGTCTTGTGCTtccccttttctcttttttctctttgaatTTTGCTAGGTTCCTTCCCTCACCCTGCAAACTCTCATGTTGACCAGTTGGCACAGATCAGAGTTAACACTTCAGATTCTATTTTGATGGCTTCATGCCTCAAACTGCCATCAAGTCTCTTTACATCAAACACATAAACGCAAACACATCTTTGGATTCTAGTCACCCTCCCCATTAATAACTTACTCACATGAGGTTTGGCATCAACTACAGTTAGGGTCAGTTTTCAAGACAGTGCTTCAGAACCATGTCTTCAAGCAGACAAGTGTTGCATATATGCAAACATTTAGCATTTGCTTTTCTTTGCATGCAGGGTGCCTGGTGCTCTGAATGTcactataatataataaaaactaaGAGGAGGAAACATTACAGGATGAAGTAATAAATCCCCACATACCACATGCGGAACAACTGCTGCACTATTTGTGACCAGCAACCAAATATAACAGGGACGTCACATGTGGTGGAAATAGATAACACCACCCAATGAGAGACGGTTTTCTATCATGGATAGAAAGCTCTGATTGTCTTTTGGTAACTATAACGTAATATTCACTCTCTACACTTGGAGCTATGGGGTGCATATGAACTGTCTGAGTGTGGTACTCAAGCAATGGATCATTTCTCTTAGTTTGAAGGGATTCTCAATTCAAAGTAATTCACTCTGGGTCAAGCGTCTCCTGGACGATTGGCGCTTACTTACAGCTTCTGTACAAGCAAACCTAAGAGTTtctcatgtcatgtcatgtcattgtAAATTTCCTTTCAGCCTCATTACTCCATGTTGTTGCTCAGAAATGAGGATGTGCAAAAAGGAAGCAAGTATTTGTAACAGAAATCAACACAAGAGAGAGTGCACAGATCAGTTTATCTGGAAATGGATAATTATTAAGTTTGTTCATGGAAGAAAGACATTTCTTATTTGTTTGTGCTTCTTGTGCTACCACAGTGTTTCAAACTGCTTTGACAGATTTTATCAAGGGCCAAGGACAAACAGTTTAGGGACAAAGGAGTAATTGCGATATACAGTgccctttgtttgtttctttccaaATGACTAAGTCATTGTCATGTTGTATAATTCCAGCATTCAGAAACTTGATGTCATTTTCTTATGACGGTATTTAACTTCAACTTAATCAGCGTAATTTGACCTTgagaaaataagctgttttacAGTTTCACAGGTTGAGCTGCAACTACCTTTAAGTCAGTGTCCAAAGAGTTTCAGGCTTAAAGTTGTCAAAACAGAATTTATTCATAACTGACCGtacgtttttatttatttttttgtttatgctACAAGTATTTAtaagtaatgaaagaaagagtaaATATGTTTTAGTACATTTGAATTCTTCTTGACTGGAGCTCCTCTAACTAAAAGTCACACTTTGTGTGGACAAAAATATTGATGACACTGAAATGATGACATTTCCTGCTACACACCACTTCCCTTTTTAGTACTCAAACTAACAGGACTCAAAGTTAACCTGGACAGAGCGGAAGAAGCTTTGACTTCTTTAAttgtgagggttttttttttttacagaaaaacaacaatctttaaacttaaaacaagcTTTTTAAAGTGAATTGAGGACGCTGATaacactgaccaatcagaaacctACAGCAGTGGAAGAAGACTGAGGGGTGAgtacatcaataaataaataagatactGCTAAGACTTGCTAAGAATTAAACACTACTTACATCTGATGTTAAAGTTCATATAAATGTTAGAAAGGGATTGAATTACTCAGTGTTACGTACAACATTGATTAATTTGTTCCTAGGTTTTCTCCACGACCCAACAATGGCTCTGGTCTACTCTCTGATTCTCTTCCTTTGCTTGAAGTTCAAGAGTGGTCAGCTTCAGTGTGTCAAAGGTTGGACTGTATATTGACCTGCAGtaaatgtaaagaaataaaTTCCACGCTGAATTTAATTTTGGACACTGTAAAtaattgtgttttgtgtttttggcagAAACTGTAAAAGACAGTGAGTTTTCTATCACTGTGACAACACACCATCAAGTGGCATTTGGAGACTGCATTAGGATCCCATATGAATTGACCTTTccgaaaaataaagtaaaagtcCCGTATGAAAAGATTTGGTTCAGGGGAGATCCACAGAATACAGTTTCTAGAAGAGTTGTTCAAAATCAAGATACAAAGCACGTTTTCAGCATGGATAGTCTGCCACAAGGAGAGTATGAGTATGGCTTCAAATTGGAATGGGAGTGTAATCAGACGTATGTGTTTCCAACGAAGGTTCGGGTCTCGGTTTCTTGTGAGTAATGTTTCTCATGGTTGCATGATGTAGAACGCTTATTGTTGTGAGATGAACTACtataaagtatatacagtaATAAGCAAAAAATAACCTTGCTgatagttaaaggtgacatatcatgcaaaattgactttttaatggttctctacctgaaatatgtgtccctagcatgtctacaaaaaaaaatccattctgcccatgttctgatttctacacctttctgtaaatgtgtgctgaaacgagccgtttcagttttctgtgtttttcttacgtcacaacaacatctggtctgtaacggaagtcagagctcggagcttgttcagcccatagactgtataaaatacaactcaactcctcctctgtttttcattccctgcacacgtgtgctaacaaggagcttaggagggaggcatgctagttgtaggctgtcttaataaacacaaaggtcggttttactccccacgtctgcagatttgaagatctagtggatgatttctatttttcatgaataagtgctagcgctagttagcatagccacatagctatatgttcgccgctgtgtaccaagacacacgtcgacatactgacaaataaaacaacaagaaacactaaatctgtgaccaatcgttcagaaaggtcctgctgcaggcgcctctccgtcaggatcagattctggatcaaattcagagggttgaagtgacgcgggtctgtgagcagccgtgtatattcagccaacatgtaaacattagataaacgtgctggagagccgaggccacatccacgtcctgagggggcgtggtcagagagctaattctcatttaaaggcacagacacagaaaacagcctgatctgagcagggctgaaaaagtggggtttacaggcatgcaaaaatctgatttcaaagtgttttttgagcaataaactttaaagacatgttttggggacctcttagaccaatatattttgatgaaaaaagagcatgatatgtcacctttgaaGCATTTTTCCACCATCTGTTGCAACATGTCAAGCTTTAATGATACATGATGATCTTAAATCTTGATTCTGTTCTTTTCAGCACTGATGAGGAAACCAGAAGTGTTGGTTCCCGAATTAGAGGAGGGACAAACCACAGCACTGCAATGTTATCCTGCTCATTTGTGTTATACCAGAGCAAAAATCCACTGGAAGGGGTTAAAAGCAGCTGAAAAGTATTACGAGTTTGAGAGGGGGTTCAGGAGAGGACAAATAATCTACACACCAACAGCAGATGACCACAACACTAACATCACATGTGTGGCAGAGTATGACAACAACGTTGTTGCTGAGAAAACTGTCACATTAAT carries:
- the LOC117814521 gene encoding uncharacterized protein LOC117814521, coding for MALVYSLILFLCLKFKSGQLQCVKETVKDSEFSITVTTHHQVAFGDCIRIPYELTFPKNKVKVPYEKIWFRGDPQNTVSRRVVQNQDTKHVFSMDSLPQGEYEYGFKLEWECNQTYVFPTKVRVSVSSLMRKPEVLVPELEEGQTTALQCYPAHLCYTRAKIHWKGLKAAEKYYEFERGFRRGQIIYTPTADDHNTNITCVAEYDNNVVAEKTVTLIVKFAPKFKNGSQCMVKGKLLVCVCISWGNPLSPITWPEASLTDFSINSYSNAQTVNSILTMNAADFYNTSVRCISSNELGLREIAIPIRKNTGDSVNLNECHPSNVALPWITAVSVSLNLVLLISLIICIYKWGKRSQEKPQEETNTYTSLKRAHVEQDYSVISPQPR